A segment of the Amycolatopsis thermophila genome:
CGACCGCGGCCAGCGGGATGCCGGTGAACAGGCACTTGAGCACGCCGTGGCGCCAGCCGTGCTGGTCCAGGTGCCGGGCCGCGAACGGGCCGAGCGCGGCCGCGACCAGCCCGGTGTCGTTGCTGCGCAAGGCGTCCTCGACCAGGCCGAGACCGGTCGCGACCGCCTTGTCGCCGACCGCGGCCAGCGCCCGCAGCACGCCCCGCCGCTCGGCGCCGTCGCCGTAGCGGTAGAGGTCGGCCAGCTCCGCGGCGAACTCGCCCGCGGGCAGGGCCGCGGCGAGCGCGCTCAGCAACTGGGTGCGGGCGAGGTCGTCGGCCGTACCGTGCACCAGGCCGCCCGGGTCGGACTCCGGGTGCAGCGGCGCGCGCCCCACGTGCCGTCCCGCGGCCGGGAACAGCGTCCGGATCGCCGCGGGATCGTCGGTGATCCGGCGCCGCGCCTGCGCCAGCCAGGACTGGTCGAGCCGGGCCGCCCGCAACGCCGTCAACGCCGCGCGCGCGACCTGCGGTGCGGCGTGGCTGTGCCGGGGCAGCTCGACGGCGGCGACCCCGGTGTAGCCGATCTCGTCCAGCGCCGCGAGCGTGGCCGGCAGGTCCAGCTGCCCGTCGCCGAACTCGAGGTGCTCGTGCACGCCCGGCCGCATGTCGTCCAGCTGGACGTTGACCAGCAGTCCCTTGGCCTGCCGGAGGCAGTCGGCGGCGTCGGAGGGCTCGACGGCGACGCAGTGCCCGACGTCCAGGGTGATCCCGAGCGCCTCCGGGTCACCCAGTTCGCCGCGCAGCCGCAGCGCGTCGGACAGCGTCTCGACCAGCATGCCCGGTTCCGGTTCGAGCCCGAGGCGCACGCCGCGCCGGTCCGCTTCGGCCAGCACGACGGGCATCCGCGACCGCAGCCGCTCCCACGCGACCTCCCGGTCCACAGTGGACACGCCGGACCAGAAGGACACGCAGTCCGCGTTCAGCCCCTCCGCGATCCGGATCGCGCGCGCCAGGAAGTCCAGCCGCCGCTCGGCGTCCTCGCTGACCAGGGTGGGTTCGTGCTTGTGCCACGGGTCGAGCAGGAACCGCGCGCCGGTCTCG
Coding sequences within it:
- a CDS encoding EboA domain-containing protein, which gives rise to MSGYHLGYGTNGFANHRLEDALAIIAGLGYTSVALTLDHQHLDPFAADLASRVDQVAARLDRLGLRVVVETGARFLLDPWHKHEPTLVSEDAERRLDFLARAIRIAEGLNADCVSFWSGVSTVDREVAWERLRSRMPVVLAEADRRGVRLGLEPEPGMLVETLSDALRLRGELGDPEALGITLDVGHCVAVEPSDAADCLRQAKGLLVNVQLDDMRPGVHEHLEFGDGQLDLPATLAALDEIGYTGVAAVELPRHSHAAPQVARAALTALRAARLDQSWLAQARRRITDDPAAIRTLFPAAGRHVGRAPLHPESDPGGLVHGTADDLARTQLLSALAAALPAGEFAAELADLYRYGDGAERRGVLRALAAVGDKAVATGLGLVEDALRSNDTGLVAAALGPFAARHLDQHGWRHGVLKCLFTGIPLAAVAELDRRADDELRRMITDYAGERRAAGRAVPADALRLLEGTP